Proteins encoded by one window of Amaranthus tricolor cultivar Red isolate AtriRed21 chromosome 4, ASM2621246v1, whole genome shotgun sequence:
- the LOC130809969 gene encoding protein phosphatase 1 regulatory subunit INH3, which yields MSTIRTATPSTTQTLTLETTSLSNQQQQETVVLRLNRKKKKVSWKEGTINNEFMNKKSSKKCCIFHKEKSFDEDTSDDEDHGDKSDSEKHKHDHDCCSHEAGSSSSVAN from the coding sequence atgaGCACAATTAGGACTGCAACACCTTCAACTACGCAAACACTAACCCTAGAAACAACTTCATTGTCaaatcaacaacaacaagaaacCGTAGTTCTTCGTCTTAATCGCAAGAAGAAGAAGGTTTCGTGGAAAGAAGGTACAATAAACAACGAATTTATGAACAAAAAGAGTTCGAAAAAATGCTGTATTTTTCACAAGGAGAAATCGTTTGACGAAGATACTAGTGACGATGAAGATCATGGTGATAAATCTGATTCTGAAAAACATAAACATGATCATGATTGTTGTTCGCATGAAGCTGGTTCGAGTAGTAGCGTCGCCAATTGA
- the LOC130809971 gene encoding adenylate kinase, chloroplastic, whose amino-acid sequence MAFFGCSSTFANPNSAIFSPSTRFHYPSLSFSASTPKFSSSFHSSFSLRFDQSLTRRHSRISNRPNFVVMASTSNSRPLRIMISGAPASGKGTQCELITEKYGLAHISTGDLLRAEISSGSENGKKAKDYMDKGQLVPDEIVVMMVKDRLLRPDSLEKGWLLDGYPRSLSQAVALKDLGFQPDLFILLEVPEELLVERVVGRRLDPATGKIYHLKYSPPENDEIASRLTQRFDDTEEKVKLRLQTHHQNVEAVLSMYEDIIVKVDGSGTKQDVFAQIDNALSKLVELETTSDSVAA is encoded by the exons ATGGCGTTTTTTGGATGTTCTTCTACTTTCGCAAACCCTAATTCCGCCATTTTCTCTCCTTCCACTCGTTTTCATTatccttccctttctttttctgcttCCACTCCtaaattttcttcttcttttcattCTTCCTTTTCTCTTCGCTTTGATCAATCCTTAACTCGACGCCATTCTCGCATATCTAATCGTCCTAATTTCGTG GTTATGGCGTCAACTAGTAACTCGAGGCCATTGAGGATTATGATTTCAGGTGCTCCGGCGTCTGGCAAAGGGACTCAATGTGAGCTCATTACTGAGAAA TATGGTTTGGCGCATATTTCTACTGGTGATTTGCTTCGCGCTGAAATTTCATCGGGTagtgaaaatggaaaaaaagctAAAGATTACATGGACAAAGGACAGCTGGTCCCTGATGAAATAGTTGTGATG ATGGTCAAAGATCGTCTGCTGCGGCCAGATTCACTAGAGAAGGGCTGGCTTTTAGATGGATATCCAAGGAGCTTATCCCAAGCAGTTGCTTTGAAAGACTTGGGGTTCCAACCTGACCTGTTTATTCTTCTGGAA GTTCCTGAGGAATTACTTGTTGAGAGGGTTGTTGGACGAAGATTAGATCCTGCTACTGGGAAGATATACCACTTAAAGTATTCTCCTCCTGAGAATGATGAAATTGCTTCTAGGCTTACCCAGCGTTTTGATGATACTGAGGAAAAG GTGAAATTACGTTTGCAAACTCATCATCAAAATGTAGAGGCAGTGCTCTCCATGTATGAAGACATAATTGTTAAG GTTGATGGAAGTGGTACAAAGCAAGATGTATTCGCCCAGATCGATAATGCCCTTTCCAAGCTTGTGGAACTAGAGACTACCTCAGATTCCGTGGCAGCTTAG